From the Bdellovibrio reynosensis genome, one window contains:
- a CDS encoding BON domain-containing protein produces MAGKKNLLIGAAVGALAMFFFDPVRGRTRRIHIRDKAIRAVNKGIDNSLRYKEDMSNRIYGATEEIKARMERRAVTDHTLELRVRSAFGRVLSHPKSIRVTVDKGNVYLTGPILTREVIPLINCVRKVRGVKSVHERLERHTSPENISELQGRGPEYLI; encoded by the coding sequence ATGGCTGGTAAAAAGAATCTTTTAATCGGGGCTGCAGTCGGCGCATTGGCGATGTTTTTTTTCGATCCTGTACGAGGACGTACGCGTCGCATTCATATTCGAGACAAGGCGATTCGTGCTGTAAATAAGGGAATCGATAACAGTCTCAGATATAAAGAAGATATGAGCAATCGCATCTATGGCGCGACAGAAGAAATCAAAGCGCGCATGGAACGTCGAGCTGTCACTGATCACACTTTAGAGTTACGCGTGCGATCTGCCTTTGGTAGAGTCTTAAGTCATCCAAAATCCATTCGTGTTACCGTAGATAAAGGAAACGTCTACTTGACGGGTCCTATTCTTACCCGGGAAGTGATTCCTTTAATAAATTGTGTCAGAAAAGTGCGCGGAGTTAAGTCTGTGCATGAACGACTTGAAAGACATACATCCCCAGAAAATATTTCTGAATTACAGGGGAGAGGTCCTGAGTACCTGATCTAA
- a CDS encoding TolC family protein has protein sequence MVRLLTVLFAILIPSAAFAQTVVVSSKNLRTLVETRNERVKAKEFEYQSAKLKVGSWARSYLPTLELYGAQESFKKGTAETKSQPTYGAALNMNLYNGGQDKLTEARHELASERKSYEKAVTLAEQLSEAQAIYWDILYRRDYLILVKQAQELNATNLKSAVRRIQSGVATETDRIEFEMRDIELKQILDEATLAQKNQINMLKLFLGYEEEASLQFSESLEHDHDWQGLIQHSEKNHDFLIKPVELLSEELKIEGKARQRYFLPKLEAYAAYNQFNQREEDPADEGERQETVIGLRLTMNLFDGFKSQRESSALKAEAQAIEMEARFKKRELDLHLHAEMEELNLLHGQVHDAEQNIKHSEKYFKLTQSEYARGVKNSPDMLSASEKLFATQVKMIEIIKKFQVAKAHLLAKLGK, from the coding sequence ATGGTAAGACTTCTTACCGTTTTATTTGCGATATTGATTCCATCTGCTGCTTTCGCCCAAACTGTAGTGGTATCATCAAAAAATCTTAGAACTTTAGTTGAAACCCGCAACGAGCGGGTTAAGGCCAAAGAATTCGAATACCAATCCGCCAAACTTAAAGTTGGCTCATGGGCCCGCTCTTACCTTCCGACGTTAGAACTTTATGGTGCTCAAGAATCTTTTAAAAAAGGGACGGCTGAAACAAAATCACAACCGACCTATGGTGCTGCACTGAATATGAATCTCTACAACGGCGGACAAGACAAATTAACGGAAGCAAGACACGAACTTGCTTCAGAAAGAAAGTCTTACGAAAAAGCGGTCACGTTAGCCGAACAACTTTCAGAAGCTCAAGCTATTTACTGGGACATTCTTTATCGTCGAGATTACCTTATCTTAGTTAAACAAGCTCAAGAATTGAATGCAACGAATCTTAAATCAGCAGTTCGTCGCATACAAAGCGGTGTTGCGACGGAAACGGATCGCATTGAATTTGAGATGAGAGACATTGAACTTAAGCAGATCTTGGATGAGGCAACACTCGCTCAAAAAAATCAGATCAACATGCTGAAACTTTTTTTAGGTTATGAAGAAGAAGCTTCTTTACAGTTTTCAGAAAGTTTGGAACATGATCATGATTGGCAAGGATTGATTCAACACTCTGAAAAGAACCATGATTTTTTAATCAAGCCTGTTGAACTTTTATCTGAGGAATTAAAAATTGAAGGCAAAGCAAGACAGCGCTATTTCTTACCGAAGCTAGAGGCCTATGCCGCCTACAATCAGTTCAACCAAAGGGAAGAAGACCCTGCTGATGAAGGCGAAAGACAAGAAACAGTGATTGGCTTGCGCTTGACGATGAATCTGTTTGATGGCTTTAAATCTCAACGCGAAAGCAGCGCCTTGAAAGCCGAAGCCCAAGCCATTGAAATGGAAGCACGCTTTAAAAAAAGAGAGTTGGATCTTCATCTTCATGCCGAGATGGAAGAATTAAATCTTTTGCACGGACAAGTTCATGATGCTGAACAAAACATCAAACATTCAGAAAAATATTTTAAACTGACTCAGTCAGAATATGCCCGTGGTGTTAAAAACTCTCCGGATATGTTGAGTGCTTCAGAAAAACTTTTCGCGACACAGGTAAAGATGATTGAAATCATCAAAAAATTCCAAGTCGCAAAAGCGCATTTGCTAGCAAAGTTAGGAAAATAA
- a CDS encoding methyl-accepting chemotaxis protein — translation MILGYLTLKRPMQALSGIAEKLEEAGTGVSDASTNINSASQSLSESSMSAASSIEETTAATEQMSSMIKLNAEHTVEAKNLAEIAQTKVRDGRTEVENLIQSMNEITKSSKKIEEIITVIDDIAFQTNLLALNAAVEAARAGEQGKGFAVVADAVRSLAQRSATSAKEISGLISESVVKIEEGHKAVKSSESMLTEIVGQIEKLTALNIEISNASTEQSQGVSSINAAINELDGVTQNNALSAQKCAEAAGMLTERSNEMHSMMQELVGIVEGKKAS, via the coding sequence ATGATCTTAGGATATTTGACACTGAAAAGACCGATGCAAGCTTTATCAGGTATCGCGGAAAAGTTAGAAGAAGCCGGCACCGGCGTTTCTGATGCAAGTACGAATATTAACAGCGCCTCACAAAGCTTAAGTGAATCGTCTATGAGTGCGGCTTCATCGATCGAAGAAACCACCGCCGCCACGGAACAAATGTCGAGCATGATCAAACTAAACGCCGAACACACCGTAGAAGCAAAAAACTTAGCAGAAATCGCACAAACGAAAGTTCGTGACGGTCGCACAGAAGTCGAAAATTTGATTCAGTCCATGAACGAAATAACGAAGAGCTCTAAGAAAATTGAAGAGATCATTACTGTTATTGACGATATCGCATTCCAAACGAACCTTTTGGCATTGAATGCCGCTGTTGAAGCCGCCCGTGCTGGAGAGCAGGGTAAAGGATTCGCCGTAGTCGCTGATGCCGTTCGCAGTCTTGCGCAAAGAAGTGCGACTTCGGCAAAAGAGATTTCAGGTTTAATTTCTGAAAGCGTTGTTAAAATTGAAGAAGGTCACAAAGCTGTAAAATCAAGTGAATCAATGTTAACTGAAATCGTTGGCCAGATTGAAAAGCTAACGGCTTTAAATATTGAAATCAGCAACGCCAGCACCGAGCAATCTCAAGGTGTCAGCTCCATCAACGCGGCCATCAATGAACTAGATGGCGTCACCCAGAATAATGCTCTTTCGGCCCAAAAATGTGCTGAGGCGGCAGGTATGCTGACAGAACGATCTAATGAAATGCATTCGATGATGCAGGAACTTGTAGGTATCGTTGAAGGCAAAAAAGCCTCTTAA
- a CDS encoding YheU family protein produces MASDKKIGVSNFVEIPMSALSDSILTGFIENFVRHQYPSVPESILIQKAIEVRADLQNLELRIYFDLSDDTVHLVRAAKAYKKAL; encoded by the coding sequence ATGGCCAGTGATAAAAAAATCGGTGTATCCAATTTCGTTGAAATTCCAATGTCCGCGCTAAGTGATTCTATACTTACTGGTTTCATTGAAAACTTCGTTCGTCACCAATACCCTTCGGTCCCTGAATCCATCCTTATACAAAAAGCTATAGAAGTTCGAGCTGATCTTCAGAACCTTGAGTTGCGTATTTATTTTGATCTTTCGGATGACACAGTTCATTTGGTAAGGGCAGCTAAGGCCTACAAGAAAGCCCTATAA
- the trhO gene encoding oxygen-dependent tRNA uridine(34) hydroxylase TrhO, with amino-acid sequence MTHASNYYVTAFYKFVKLADLPQIQKDLENKAEELNVKGLVILGEEGFNSTCAASSQESFLAWKEFIRSYFRSPDQFFKDSESHKAPFRRFKVKIREEIVTTGIPEIMPPEGKNQHLTPAEWNKVLKEENDFVMIDTRNWYEYKIGTFKGALNPNIEKFTDFPQYIESQGISKDKKMLIFCTGGIRCEKGILELQKQGYDNVFQLDGGIINYMKEFPNDQFEGECFVFDHRVALDQNLQPSTKYGLCPHCGQPSEIKIDCKRCDSEELICVDCAKEEFKKDTCSKNCAHQYKLHPDKKGAKQIVPFEVEKLKAEGSDELPTIRVSKTKVVTINANGESKTVTSKF; translated from the coding sequence ATGACTCACGCGTCGAACTATTATGTTACGGCTTTCTATAAATTTGTAAAGCTAGCAGATCTTCCTCAAATTCAAAAAGATTTAGAAAATAAGGCTGAAGAATTAAACGTAAAAGGTTTAGTTATTTTAGGCGAAGAAGGCTTTAATTCAACCTGTGCAGCCTCATCTCAAGAGTCGTTCCTTGCGTGGAAAGAATTTATTCGTTCTTACTTCCGTTCACCGGATCAATTTTTTAAAGATTCTGAATCTCACAAAGCCCCTTTTCGTCGCTTTAAAGTAAAAATTCGCGAGGAAATCGTGACCACTGGAATTCCAGAGATCATGCCGCCGGAAGGTAAAAATCAGCATTTAACGCCTGCAGAGTGGAATAAAGTTTTGAAGGAAGAAAATGATTTTGTGATGATCGATACCCGCAATTGGTATGAATACAAAATCGGAACTTTCAAAGGTGCATTAAATCCAAATATCGAAAAGTTCACAGACTTCCCGCAATACATCGAAAGCCAAGGTATTTCGAAAGATAAAAAAATGCTTATTTTCTGCACTGGCGGGATTCGTTGTGAAAAAGGAATCTTAGAGCTGCAAAAACAAGGTTACGATAATGTATTCCAGCTTGATGGCGGTATTATCAACTACATGAAAGAATTCCCGAACGATCAATTCGAAGGCGAATGTTTTGTTTTCGACCACCGTGTGGCGTTGGATCAAAATCTGCAACCCTCAACGAAATACGGCCTTTGTCCTCATTGCGGTCAACCTTCAGAAATTAAGATTGATTGCAAACGCTGTGATTCTGAAGAGCTTATCTGTGTTGATTGTGCGAAAGAAGAATTTAAAAAAGACACTTGTTCTAAAAACTGCGCCCACCAATACAAACTTCATCCAGACAAGAAAGGTGCAAAACAAATCGTGCCTTTTGAAGTAGAGAAGCTAAAAGCAGAAGGCAGCGATGAGTTGCCGACAATTCGCGTTTCTAAGACTAAAGTTGTCACGATTAATGCAAATGGTGAATCTAAAACGGTAACTAGCAAATTCTAG
- a CDS encoding lipase family protein, whose protein sequence is MRYLTVLLAFLLFSVLTQAQSLSAFKGQNPKALVVLIPGTWNSLIPGNIRRNPISKQLEVNSYFSLDVVNTWVRNGYAVIIVNGLLPFGDFSVNASIVQQKVHNWYFKNFPKADIPITFLGHSAGGFYALKAAEKSRHLPIRNIILLATPLHGSPVADVLFESGPFSQRLRRALEKASDCIDFQGALHLTSLSVRRFLKALRIPDGIKIFATAGSQRPLRFPDYWLDARRLSPLFSITSKVIPEANDGVVPLSSAYGVGLRLRYTSGETVPIKRLTKIQCHLDHSEQFLDYRIFKLMGFTRMNDIRQEQIWFYESLIQQLPTQVHSN, encoded by the coding sequence ATGCGATACCTAACCGTGTTGCTCGCTTTCCTACTGTTTTCTGTTCTAACGCAAGCTCAGTCCTTATCAGCCTTTAAAGGGCAAAACCCGAAGGCGCTGGTGGTGTTAATCCCTGGAACGTGGAATTCCCTGATACCGGGAAATATTCGCAGAAACCCCATCAGCAAACAGTTGGAAGTGAATTCTTACTTTAGCTTAGATGTTGTGAATACTTGGGTCAGAAATGGTTATGCTGTCATTATCGTAAACGGATTACTTCCCTTCGGCGATTTTTCTGTGAATGCATCCATCGTTCAGCAGAAGGTTCATAACTGGTATTTCAAAAATTTTCCTAAGGCAGATATTCCAATTACTTTTCTAGGACACAGTGCCGGGGGCTTTTACGCTTTAAAAGCTGCAGAAAAGTCGCGCCACCTTCCGATTCGCAATATCATACTGTTAGCAACACCCCTTCATGGCAGCCCCGTGGCAGACGTGCTTTTTGAATCTGGGCCTTTTAGTCAAAGACTGCGAAGAGCTTTAGAAAAAGCCTCTGACTGCATCGATTTTCAAGGGGCCCTTCATCTGACCAGCCTGTCTGTACGAAGATTTTTAAAAGCTTTGCGAATTCCAGATGGAATAAAAATCTTTGCTACGGCAGGATCCCAACGCCCCCTTCGCTTTCCTGATTACTGGTTAGATGCACGCAGATTGAGTCCCCTCTTTTCTATTACGTCAAAGGTCATCCCTGAAGCTAATGATGGCGTGGTTCCCCTTTCATCCGCCTATGGAGTGGGTCTGCGACTGCGATACACCAGCGGCGAAACGGTTCCAATCAAAAGACTTACAAAGATCCAATGCCATCTTGATCATTCAGAACAATTCTTGGACTACCGTATTTTTAAATTGATGGGGTTCACCCGGATGAATGACATTCGCCAAGAGCAGATTTGGTTTTATGAAAGCTTGATTCAGCAACTCCCAACTCAGGTACATAGCAATTAA
- a CDS encoding response regulator transcription factor, whose amino-acid sequence MHCLILEDDIEIAAITKKAVSELGFESHVAHCGQQGLEELQTGSYDLIVLDLMLPKVNGFAILKTLRESKPQLPVLILSALNNVDDRVQGLTLGGDDYLLKPFSVLELQIRIKNLLKRTQKSVEVTTLEFQDLKLNRLSRKVSREGKPLDLHGVEYDLLCLFLRHPNQIVSKKVILKEIWNYDFDPQTNIVDVLICRLRSKLNSGFQSPLIQTVRGVGYILKGHNFNSQISIPREIKDDGKNLLNF is encoded by the coding sequence ATGCATTGTCTGATTTTGGAAGATGATATTGAAATTGCGGCAATAACTAAAAAAGCAGTCAGTGAACTTGGTTTCGAAAGCCATGTCGCTCATTGCGGGCAACAGGGATTAGAAGAATTGCAAACCGGAAGTTATGATCTCATTGTCCTAGATCTTATGCTTCCGAAAGTAAATGGTTTTGCAATTTTAAAAACCCTTCGTGAAAGTAAGCCTCAACTTCCTGTTTTAATCTTAAGTGCATTAAATAATGTTGATGATCGTGTGCAAGGATTGACCTTGGGTGGGGACGACTATCTTTTGAAACCATTTTCGGTTTTGGAATTACAAATTCGCATTAAGAATCTTCTTAAACGCACGCAAAAAAGCGTGGAAGTAACGACTTTGGAATTTCAAGATTTGAAGCTGAATCGACTTTCAAGAAAAGTGTCTCGGGAAGGGAAGCCTCTAGATTTACATGGTGTCGAATATGATTTGTTATGTCTTTTTTTGCGTCACCCCAATCAGATCGTTTCTAAAAAAGTGATTCTAAAAGAGATTTGGAATTACGATTTTGATCCGCAAACAAATATTGTCGATGTTTTGATCTGTCGACTGCGCTCAAAATTAAACAGTGGCTTTCAAAGTCCACTTATTCAAACGGTAAGAGGCGTTGGATATATTTTAAAGGGTCACAACTTCAATTCTCAAATTTCGATTCCTAGAGAAATAAAAGATGATGGAAAAAATCTTTTAAATTTTTAA
- a CDS encoding efflux RND transporter permease subunit — protein MLNSIIRFALNHRLLVISFSALLIVYGAITLKSLPIDVFPDLTKPTITIMTEGHGRAPEEVETLITLPLENSLNGIPGLERVRSTSGIGLSVIYLEFGWKADLYRSRQLVAEKLQLAREYLPKDTQPVMAPIASLMGQIQQIAISTTNESISPIELRTLAEWTVRPRLMAIPGVAQVISIGGGLKQYQISISAEKLNQYQITLEQLDTSLEKISQNTTGGFLDKDRQELLVRNIGAVSSIEDIQQTVVGLHFGRPILVKDIAQVQEGARTKRGDGSYLGKPAVIMVVQKQPGADTVSVTRSVDQAIAEMKSGFPKDVLINTNVFKQSHFIENAISGIIGKLKFGTVLVFIVLLVFLANLRMSLITLTAIPLSFFITFIVFKIMGLSVNTMTLGGLAIAIGELVDDSIVDVENIYRRFRENKLLKNPKSVLKVVFEASSEVRNSIVLATVIIALVFLPLLNLTGLEGRLFTPLAISYLTALLASLLVSLTITPVLSSYLLKTRDANKEAQHDTKLVAKLKAWDEKALKAVLDHPKKVLGGTALAFLISLSLVPFMGKDFLPQFNEGTAMIAVFAPPGISLKTSNEIGLAAERKIMEVPEIKSVSRRTGRAEQDEHAMGVNVSEIDVDFKSDSKRSREEILDDIRTRVGTIPGVGINVGQPISHLIDHMVSGVSAQIAIKIFGEELETLRGKAADVKLAIAPVAGLVDLRVEQQGLIPQLKIHVLREEAAHLGISSGEITELLESAFNGHVISQVLEGQKFFDLFYRFDESSRTSMDKMGNTIIKVMPDGRKVRLSEVADIYETEGPNEISRENGQRRIIISANVSGRDLGSVVADIQKNINAKVQFPQGYYVVYGGQFQAQKEASARILLFGAISILGIALILYSNFHSKMITAQIMLTIPFAFIGGIILLFFTDRSFTVASLVGFITLCGIASRNGIMMISHYLHLIKYEGESFSKEMVIRGSLERLIPVLMTATVASLALLPLVFAKGEPGSEILHPVAIVIVGGLISSTLLDIIVTPTVFYNFGKKAALKSIEDKNKELI, from the coding sequence TTGCTAAATTCCATTATTCGATTTGCGTTAAATCATCGACTGCTTGTTATTTCTTTTTCAGCTTTGCTGATCGTTTACGGTGCTATCACCTTAAAGTCCCTTCCCATCGACGTTTTTCCGGATCTGACAAAACCTACGATCACTATTATGACTGAAGGTCATGGTCGCGCTCCTGAAGAGGTCGAAACCCTTATCACTTTGCCTTTAGAAAATTCTTTAAACGGAATTCCCGGCCTTGAAAGAGTTCGTTCTACATCGGGAATTGGTCTTTCAGTTATTTATTTAGAGTTTGGCTGGAAGGCTGATCTTTATCGTAGCCGTCAGCTTGTCGCAGAAAAGTTGCAACTAGCGCGGGAATACCTGCCAAAGGATACCCAACCCGTTATGGCCCCGATCGCGAGCCTTATGGGACAGATCCAACAAATTGCAATCTCGACAACTAATGAAAGCATTTCGCCGATTGAACTTAGAACCTTGGCTGAATGGACAGTACGACCTCGTTTGATGGCGATTCCTGGCGTAGCCCAGGTGATTTCAATTGGTGGCGGATTAAAACAATATCAGATCTCTATTTCGGCTGAAAAATTAAATCAGTACCAAATTACTTTAGAACAACTAGATACCTCATTAGAAAAAATCAGTCAGAACACCACCGGTGGATTTTTAGATAAAGACCGTCAAGAACTTTTAGTGCGTAACATTGGTGCGGTTTCATCTATAGAAGATATTCAACAAACTGTGGTGGGTCTGCATTTTGGCCGACCGATCTTAGTTAAAGATATTGCACAGGTTCAGGAAGGTGCACGAACGAAGCGAGGTGATGGAAGTTATTTAGGTAAACCTGCCGTCATCATGGTCGTACAAAAACAGCCAGGTGCAGACACTGTGAGCGTGACCCGTTCTGTGGATCAAGCCATTGCTGAAATGAAGTCGGGCTTTCCAAAAGATGTTTTAATTAATACCAACGTTTTCAAACAATCTCATTTTATTGAAAACGCTATTTCAGGAATTATTGGCAAATTAAAATTTGGGACCGTTCTTGTTTTCATAGTGCTTTTAGTTTTCTTGGCAAATTTAAGAATGAGTTTGATTACCTTAACGGCCATTCCTCTTTCCTTTTTTATCACCTTCATCGTCTTTAAAATCATGGGTCTTTCTGTAAATACGATGACCTTAGGAGGATTAGCGATTGCTATTGGTGAGCTTGTTGATGACTCTATCGTCGATGTCGAAAATATCTATCGCCGCTTCCGAGAAAATAAACTTTTAAAGAATCCAAAATCAGTTTTGAAAGTGGTCTTTGAGGCGTCATCAGAGGTTCGTAACTCCATCGTTCTTGCCACTGTGATCATTGCGTTGGTGTTTCTGCCGTTACTGAATCTAACGGGACTTGAAGGACGACTGTTTACTCCTTTAGCGATCTCTTATTTGACGGCTCTTCTTGCGTCGTTGCTTGTGTCTTTAACCATCACACCGGTTTTATCTTCTTATCTATTAAAAACCCGTGATGCCAATAAAGAGGCTCAGCACGATACAAAATTGGTAGCAAAACTAAAAGCCTGGGATGAAAAAGCATTAAAGGCTGTTTTAGATCATCCAAAAAAAGTCCTTGGTGGAACGGCTTTGGCATTTTTAATATCTCTTTCGCTAGTTCCATTTATGGGCAAAGACTTTTTACCACAGTTTAACGAAGGCACGGCGATGATCGCCGTTTTCGCCCCCCCGGGCATTTCATTAAAGACCTCCAATGAGATAGGCCTAGCAGCTGAAAGAAAAATCATGGAGGTTCCGGAAATCAAATCAGTATCTAGAAGAACAGGGCGCGCCGAACAAGATGAACACGCCATGGGTGTCAACGTCAGTGAAATCGACGTGGATTTTAAATCCGACAGCAAACGATCACGGGAAGAAATCCTAGATGATATCAGAACAAGAGTTGGCACCATTCCCGGCGTGGGAATCAATGTCGGCCAACCTATTTCCCACTTAATTGATCACATGGTTTCTGGCGTGAGCGCGCAAATCGCCATCAAGATTTTTGGTGAAGAACTTGAGACCTTAAGAGGAAAAGCCGCCGATGTTAAATTAGCTATTGCACCGGTCGCAGGCCTTGTTGACTTAAGAGTCGAACAGCAAGGACTTATACCTCAACTAAAGATACATGTACTACGTGAAGAGGCCGCCCACTTAGGAATCAGCTCTGGTGAAATCACAGAGCTATTAGAATCAGCCTTCAACGGCCACGTCATTTCACAAGTTCTTGAGGGACAAAAATTCTTTGATCTTTTTTATCGCTTTGATGAATCCTCCCGTACTTCCATGGATAAAATGGGTAACACCATTATCAAAGTTATGCCTGACGGAAGAAAAGTAAGACTTTCTGAAGTGGCCGATATTTATGAAACCGAAGGCCCTAATGAAATCAGTCGAGAAAACGGACAAAGAAGAATTATCATTTCTGCCAATGTTTCTGGTCGGGACTTAGGAAGCGTCGTTGCTGATATTCAGAAAAATATAAATGCAAAGGTTCAATTTCCCCAAGGATACTACGTCGTTTATGGCGGACAATTCCAAGCTCAAAAAGAGGCATCTGCGCGCATCTTACTTTTTGGCGCCATCTCTATTCTTGGTATTGCTTTGATCCTTTATTCAAACTTTCATTCAAAAATGATAACTGCACAAATTATGTTAACCATTCCATTTGCATTTATTGGTGGCATTATTTTGTTATTCTTCACCGATCGAAGTTTCACGGTAGCAAGCTTAGTTGGATTCATCACATTGTGTGGCATTGCCAGCCGTAATGGAATCATGATGATTTCCCATTACTTGCATCTGATAAAATACGAAGGCGAAAGCTTTTCAAAAGAAATGGTGATTCGTGGCTCCTTAGAAAGACTGATACCGGTTTTAATGACGGCAACAGTGGCGTCCTTGGCATTACTGCCGTTGGTCTTTGCGAAAGGCGAACCTGGGAGCGAAATCCTGCATCCTGTTGCCATAGTTATTGTTGGCGGACTGATTAGTTCAACATTGCTTGATATCATTGTCACACCCACGGTGTTTTATAATTTTGGAAAAAAAGCCGCGTTAAAATCAATTGAAGATAAAAACAAAGAGCTTATATAA
- a CDS encoding peptide chain release factor 3 translates to MLSTPQVQKEIQRRRTFAIISHPDAGKTTLTEKLLYHGGVIHETGEVKGKSGTKAVTSDWMAMEREKGISITSSVMTFDYDSLRVNLLDTPGHKDFSEDTYRVLMAVDSACMLIDVAKGVEERTKKLYEVCRLRKVPIFTFVNKLDREGKDPLTLIDEVEKTLNMQCYPVTWPLGIGQRFRGIYNRLTKEIWVYDQRREEVEDYKIIPFEKGKDDQILYDYLDKESADQVLEELDLIESALPPFDVNEFLNGTISPVTFGSAKQNFGVDTFLKFFTQYAPGPQARQTKDDKQIDPLDNNFTGFVFKIQANMDKRHRDRIAFIRICSGKFERGMKVKHSRHDKELRLSYASQFVAADKETVDDAYAGDIVGVGDTGNFAIGDCVFASGKVHFEDIPKFAPELFGRLSVRDALKRQKMQEALNHLSEEGAIQLFIDPLVGPQDPIIGAVGELQFEVLLRRLQDEYNLEVKLNRLPYGVARWPRTEDGKAVAELKGGANMFRDLQDNPVVLVNQEWDLNWLKRENPSVEFHTSISRAR, encoded by the coding sequence ATGCTCTCTACACCCCAGGTCCAAAAAGAAATCCAACGCCGCAGAACCTTTGCGATCATCTCCCATCCGGATGCGGGTAAAACCACTCTGACCGAAAAGCTTCTTTACCACGGGGGCGTGATCCATGAAACAGGGGAAGTAAAAGGTAAAAGCGGCACGAAGGCCGTTACCTCGGACTGGATGGCCATGGAAAGGGAAAAGGGGATTTCCATCACCTCTTCAGTGATGACCTTTGATTACGATAGCTTGCGAGTCAACCTGCTAGATACTCCGGGCCATAAAGACTTTTCTGAAGATACGTATCGCGTTTTGATGGCCGTGGATTCTGCCTGTATGTTGATCGACGTTGCCAAGGGTGTGGAAGAACGTACTAAAAAACTTTACGAAGTGTGCCGTCTGCGCAAAGTGCCTATTTTCACTTTCGTAAATAAGTTGGACCGAGAGGGTAAAGATCCTTTAACATTGATTGACGAAGTCGAAAAAACTTTGAACATGCAATGTTATCCAGTGACTTGGCCCTTGGGTATTGGACAAAGATTCCGCGGTATCTATAATCGTCTGACTAAAGAAATTTGGGTCTACGATCAACGTCGTGAAGAAGTAGAAGATTATAAAATCATTCCATTTGAAAAAGGCAAAGACGATCAAATTCTTTATGATTACCTAGATAAAGAATCTGCCGATCAAGTTCTTGAAGAACTTGATCTGATTGAAAGTGCGCTGCCTCCATTTGATGTGAATGAGTTCTTGAATGGAACTATTTCCCCTGTGACTTTCGGATCTGCAAAGCAAAACTTCGGTGTGGATACATTCTTAAAATTTTTCACTCAGTACGCTCCGGGGCCACAGGCGCGTCAAACTAAGGACGATAAGCAGATTGATCCGTTAGACAATAACTTCACAGGCTTTGTATTTAAGATTCAAGCCAATATGGATAAGCGTCATCGCGACCGTATCGCCTTTATCCGCATCTGTTCTGGAAAATTTGAGCGCGGAATGAAAGTAAAACATTCCCGTCACGATAAGGAGCTGCGCCTTTCTTATGCCAGCCAATTCGTTGCTGCGGATAAAGAAACTGTTGATGATGCGTATGCTGGTGACATTGTCGGGGTCGGCGACACTGGCAACTTTGCTATCGGTGACTGTGTTTTTGCTTCAGGTAAAGTGCATTTTGAGGACATTCCAAAATTTGCTCCAGAGCTTTTTGGTCGCCTTTCAGTGCGCGACGCTTTGAAACGTCAAAAGATGCAAGAGGCTTTGAACCATTTGTCTGAAGAGGGCGCAATTCAATTGTTCATTGATCCTCTGGTGGGTCCACAAGATCCAATTATCGGTGCGGTCGGTGAGCTTCAATTCGAAGTTTTGCTAAGACGTCTTCAAGATGAATACAACTTGGAAGTAAAATTAAATCGTTTGCCTTATGGCGTAGCTCGTTGGCCAAGAACCGAAGATGGCAAAGCTGTGGCAGAGCTTAAAGGTGGCGCGAATATGTTCCGCGACCTTCAAGACAATCCGGTAGTTCTAGTAAATCAAGAATGGGATTTGAATTGGCTTAAGCGTGAAAATCCAAGCGTAGAGTTCCATACAAGCATCAGTCGCGCCCGCTAG